The sequence below is a genomic window from Dehalococcoidia bacterium.
GCCGCCAATTTCTCACTGGGGGCGGTGCTCATGATGCACATGGCCAAGATCGCTAGTAAGTATTTTGACTATGCTGAGATCGTTGAAATGCATCACGAGAAGAAACTCGATTCCCCCTCAGGGACTGCCATGGCCACCGCTAAAGGGATGGTCGATTCCAGGGGGAATCGATTCACCTATCCTGAAACTGAAAAGGAAACTCTTCCAGGCGGACGCGGTGCTGAGTTTGAAGGAATAGCGCTGCACAGCGTGAGATCGCCCGGATACATGGCCCATCAAGAGGTCATCTTTGGAGCAGCCGGAGAGTTATTGAAAATTCGCCATGATTCCATCAATCGCGAGGCTTTCATGCCAGGTGTGATCCTCGCCATCAAAGAAGTGGGCAAATCCAAGGGCCTGACTGTTGGCCTGGACAAACTTCTAGGATTACAGGAGATCAGCACACGATGAGCGGCACATCGAGACCTGGGCGCCTTCTCACCGCTATGGTAACCCCTTTCGATAAGAAGGGGGAAGTCAATTACGATCAGGCGCAGAAACTGGCAGTGGCCCTGCTTGACTCCGGAAGCGACGGCATGGTCATTGCAGGCACCACCGGAGAATCCCCCACGATTACCCATAAAGAAGAGGTGCGTCTTATCGCTGAAGTAAGATCGGCTGTGGGAAAGCGCGGAACAATAGTAGCCGGCACGGGCAGCAACAGCACAGCGGAGGCCGTGGCAGCAACCCGAGACGCCGAAAAGATCGGGGTTGATGCCTGCCTCCTCGTAGTCCCTTACTACAACAAGCCCACTCAAGAAGGCCTGTACCAGCACTTCAAAGCCATCGCTGAAAGCACCAGCCTGCCCTGTATCCTTTACAATGTTCCATCGCGTGCGGTTGTCAATATGTCGGCGGAGACCGTCATACGGCTAAGCCGAATCGATAACATTATCGGCATAAAGGAAGCCAGTGGGAATCTCGACCAGGTTTCACAGATCATCAGCAACACCAAAGACGATTTTCTGGTCTATAGCGGCAACGACAATGATACTTTTGCAGTAATGGCGCTAGGCGGCTATGGGGTCATCAGTGTTGCCTCACACCTGGTCGGAAAACAGATACAAGAGATGATGGTCAATATCATCGAGGGAAGAATCGAAAGTGCGGCGCAAATTCACCGTCATCTTCTTTCCCTTGTGAATGCACTCTTCGTTATCTCAAGTCCCATACCGATCAAATACGCTTTGAATCATGTGGGGTTTGATGTAGGGCAACCCCGATTGCCGCTCACTCCACCGGATGAGAAATCGGCAGCCATTATTGAGGCTGCATTGAAGAAGTATCACATTGATTTACCCGTGGGTTAGCCGCAGTAGACTGCCCAGCGATGGGCAAAAAGCGCGCGATGCTCTTGAAAAAAAGGGGGAAGCCTTTTATAATCTCACTAGTATCAGAAGCGGCAACAGAAAACTCATCCATTGAGTCAGGGATTGTGCTAGAGTGCGGAAGGAATTGAACATGGGCGACCCCCAGAACCCCTATTCAACTCCCCTTCAAGATTCCAAGTGACCGAAGAATAAGCCGTTTGACGCTCAATTTGGCAAGGGTTGCCATAAATCGATAAAGTACGTCCACTACGAAGAGACGACCCTCAGAAGTAAGAAATGAGAGTAATTGCAGGCGAAGCCAAGGGGCGCACACTCAAATGGCCAAAGGAGCCGCACATCCGGCCCACGGCCGACCTGGTTCGAGGAGCCATATTCTCCGCACTCGAATCCCTTGAAGTGGATTGGTCACGCGCCCTTGACTTGTACGCCGGCACCGGCGCGCTGGGAATCGAGGCTTTGAGCCGGGGAGCAGAAGAAGTTGACTTTGTTGAGCAGAATCCCAAATGCTGTTCCGTGATTCGAGAGAATCTGGAGCACACCGGACTCGCTGGCAGAGCCAAGATCTACCGACTTGAGGCCAGAAAAGCTCTCCGAACTCTCCATGAGCATTACGGCATCATTTTCATGGACCCCCCTTATTCCGACCAGACCGAGCAAGCCATCTTGTGCGACGTCGTCACCTCCGGCCTGGTAAACAAGCAAACCACCATCATCATGGAACACCCTCAAAAGCTGAAGCCGGAAGCCACTCAGGGCAATTTCCAGAAGATAAGAAGTCTGCGACATGGAGACACATGTGTCTCCATATACCAGTGCGACGGAGGTGAAAAATGACTATCGCTCTATATCCGGGGAGCTTCGATCCGGTAACTTACGGGCATCTCGATATTGCCACCCGAGCGGCAAAGGTTTTCGATGAGTTGATCATAGGAGTCTTCGACCTACCGGCCAAAAATATCCTCTTTTCCACTGAAGAGAGAGTGGAGATGATACGGAAGTCCGTGAAGGATATCCCCAATATTCGGGCTACTGCGTTCTCTGGACTGACCGTCAACTATGCCCAGCAGATGAATGCCAGAGTCATCATCCGGGGTCTTAGAATGCGTCCCGACTTCGAGCGCGAATTTGAGATGGCCTTGATGAACAAGAAGCTGGCACCTCAAATCGAGGTGCTTTGCATGATGAGCAGCGTACAATATCAATTCCTGAGTTCCAGCCTCACCAAAGAAGTGGCCCATCTGGGCGGAGATATCGACGACCTGGTCCCCAAACATGTTTCCCTGGCGCTGAAAGAGAAAAGTTCGTCCAAAAAAGGTTAATCGTATCTGTTATCCAAAGGAGAAGATCACAAATGGCAATGAAGATCACTGATGACTGTATCGCTTGCGGAGCCTGCATATCGGAATGCCCGGTTGAGGCCATTACGGATGGCGATACAAAATCCATTATCGATCCCAAGAAGTGTGTCGAATGCAAAGGCTACGCCCCCTCTTCTAAGTGCGTGGATGTTTGCCCGGTAGAGGCAATCGTAAAAGCATAAGGGACCGGACAGCCACTCAACTCCCTTTGTGTTTTAAGAAGCTGACAACTACTCGATAGGGCATTTTCTAATCGAGTCCCTATCGAGTAGTTCTTTTCCCTCTCGTTCGCCTGGACCCAGCGGGAAGCGGTGAACGCAAGAGACGGGTGTTCTCTATGTCTCCCCCCTGAGCGGGGGAAAGGTGATTGATGTCACAAGGGAAACCATCGCTTCTCCTGTTTGATGCAAATGCTCTCATTCATCGAGCATTTCATGCCTTGCCCGGGCTTTCCACTAAATCAGGGCAACCAACAGGAGCTATCTATGGATTTGTCACCATGCTCCTGAAGACATTGGAGGAGCTGAAGCCTTCATATTGTGCAGTGGCTTTCGATAGCGCAGCCCCCACCTTCAGACACATTGAATTCCAGGACTATAAAGCCCACCGCCCCAAAACACCCGATGAACTTGTTTCGCAATTCGGTCTGGTTCGAGAGATCGTACAGGCCTTCAACATCCCCCAGTTCGAGATAGCCGGATTCGAAGCGGACGATATCCTTGGTGCTCTCAGCCAGCAGGCCAGCGCGCAGGGAGTCGATACCACCATCGTAACCGGGGATACCGATATGTTGCAACTCGTCTCTCCGAGCATCCGTGTTCTCCTGCCCAAGCCCAAGAGGCCCTTCAGCGATACCCAGATCTATGATGAGCAGGCAGTTCAGGAGCGATATAATCTCAACCCCCAACAACTATCTGACCTGAAAGGTCTCAAAGGGGACCCTTCCGATAACATCCCCGGCGTGCCGGGAATCGGAGAGAAGACCGCTCAAAAACTCATCAGTGAGTTTGGCAGCATCGAAGATATCTACCGGCGAATCGATGAGGTGATGCCTCTCAAGCTTCGGGAGAACCTCCGGGCCAATGAGCCGGCAGCCCGGCAGAGCAAGAAACTGGCCACTATCGACTCCCAGGTGCCTGTCAAACTTGATCTCCCGGCCTGTCAGATCAGTGATCATGATCACGATAAGGTTAACGAGTTGTTTCGTAAACTGGAGCTTTTTACCTTGCTGGACCGAATATCGCACTTCATCGGAGCGAAGAACTCCCCGTCAACAAATGAAACCAAAACCCATACAAACTACACGACACTGAATACGTCCGAAGCGCTCGATGCACTCTTGCCGCAGCTGGCTAAATCCAAGGCGATCGCCATTGACACCGAGACCACAGGGTTGAATGCCAGGAATGCAGGTCTGGTTGGCATCTCAATTTGCACCGAACAGGGAAAAGCCTGGTACATACCTGTAGGCCATCAAAGCGAAGACCGTCAACTGCCTCTGGCCGAAGTGGCCGCTAAACTTGACCCCGTTCTGCAGAACCCAAAGATTCCCAAGATCACTCATAACGGCAAGTACGATATCGCCGTCCTGGCAAACCATGGAATGGAAGTGGGAAATCTTGCCTCCGACACCATGATCGCGGCCTACCTCCTGGGGGAAAAATCGCTGGGACTCAAGCAGCTGGTTTTCAACAAGTTGGCCATCAAAATGACCCCCATAACCGACCTCATCGGGTCAGGGACCAAGCAGAAATCAATGGCGGAAGTCGGTGTGGGAGAAGCCTCCGAATACGCCTGCGCCGACGCCGATATGACCTTCAGATTAAATCAGCTCCTGGAGACGGAATTGAAGGAACAAGGCCTGTGGCGTCTTTTTAGCGAAGTTGAGATGCCGCTCGTCCCCATCCTTTGCCAGATGGAAAAGGATGGCATCGCCCTGGACGCAGGGGCACTTCAAAAGATGTCCCGCGAACTAGCCCAAGAGATCGGGAAAACGGAACTCGCTATCTACAACGCGGTGGGACACCAGTTCAACATCAACTCCAGCCAGCAACTGGGGAGAATTCTTTTTGAAGAACTCAAGCTGCCCACGGCGCGCAAGACCAAGAGCGGCTATTCCACCGATATGTCCGTCCTGGAAGGTTTGAAACCGATGCATCCGGTTGTGGGCTCCGTCATCGAATACCGGCAGCTCACCAAGCTGAAATCGACCTACATCGATGCGCTTCCGGCCCTTATCGATCCCAAAACAGGCCGGGTGCATACCAGCTTCAACCAGACCGTCGCCGCCACCGGACGTCTCTCATCCAGCGACCCTAACTTGCAGAACATCCCCATTCGAACCGAACTGGGCAAGCGAATAAGGCTAGCCTTTATCGCCCCGAACGAAAACTTTCGGCTGATCAGCGCGGATTACTCCCAGATCGAGCTTCGGGTGATGGCGCATCTCTCCCAGGACCCGGGACTTCTTGCGGCTTTCACGCACGATGAGGACATCCACTCCACTACCGCTGCTCAAGTATTCGGCGTGGAGAAATCGCAGGTGACCCCCGATATGAGAAGAGTGGCTAAAGTGGTAAACTTCGGGGTGATTTACGGCATGAGCGATTATGGCCTAGAGCAGGCATCAGGATTCTCCCGTCGCGAGTCAGCCGATTTCATTAAAACCTATTTTGAAAAATATCGCGGCGTACAGGATTATATCAATATAACCAAACGTCAGGCCGCCGAGAAGGGATACGTTCAAACGGTGCTGGGCCGAAAGCGATTCATCCCCGACATCAATTCCTCCAACTATCAGGTGCGGCAAGCAGCCGAACGGATGGCCATCAACATGCCGGTTCAGGGGACCGCCGCCGACATCATCAAGCTGGCCATGATCAAGATTTATCGGGAGATGAACGCTCAGCGCCTCCAGAGCAAGATGATCCTTCAGGTGCACGACGAGCTTCTCTTTGAGGTGCCGATGGAAGAACTCGAGGCCATGAAAGGATTGATCGGGCAAATAATGCCCAGAGCTATGGACTTCACTGTGCCGCTGAGGGTGGAGATCAAAGAGGGAAGAACTTGGGGAGAGATGGAGTGAACGGGTGCATAGAATACCCCATGTATTCACAATCGTGTGAGTTTCATTGTATAATAGTCTGCAACCAAAGGAAGAATGACTGAGAGTTGGCAACTCTCAGTTTTTTAATTATTGACGGGAGGCAGGGAATATGCCCGAAGAAAAGACCCTTTTGACCCCAGAGGGACTGCTAAAACTCAAAGAAGAGCTGGATCATTTACGCTCGGTTCGGCGGCCGGATGTTTTGGAGAAGCTCCAACGGTCAAAGGAGTTGAGCGATACGGTGGACAACGCTGAATATGAAGAGGCCAAGAACGATCAGGCCTTTGTCGAGGGCCGTATCTTGACCATCGAGAAGATGATCAAGCACGCTGAAGTGATGACGGATGATGAATCGCGTCGGCCCACGGAGGTCAAGTTTGGATCCAAGGTGACGATCCGTGCCCAGGATGGAAAGGAAAGCGAGTATACCATCGTGGGAAAGGCTGAGACCGACCCCAGTGAAGGAAAAATCTCCAACGAATCCCCGGTGGGGAGAGCCCTGCTGGGAAAACGCGTTGGCGATGAGATCGAAGTAGAGGCTCCAAAGGGCCTGATAAAGTTGAAAGTATTGACCATTTCCAAGAAGAAGGGTTATGTCAGAAAGGAAAGACGACCAAGCCAAAAGCCGCCTCGATAAACTGCAGCGAATCAGGGATCGCGGCATTGATCCGTATCCCGCCAGTTACCGGTGCAGTCACACTATCGGGGAAGCCGTTGTTCTCTATCAGCAGGGGAAAGATAAACCCGATGAGCTTCCCCCGGTAAAACTCGCCGGACGCATTATGGCTTTCCGCTCCATGGGCAAAGCCAGCTTTATGGATATTCGGGATGGATCGGGCAAAATTCAGGTCTTCCTCGGCAAGGATACACTGGGCGAGGAGAAATATGGCCTGATTCGCGATTTTGACATCGGCGATTTCATCGGAGTTGAAGGCCAACTGTTTGCCACCCGGACCGGCGAGACCACTGTCAAGGCATCCGACTTCGCCATGCTCTCCAAATCCCTGCAGCCGCTGCCGGAAAAATGGCACGGCCTGACCGATGTTGAAAAGCGATATCGCCAACGTTATCTCGATCTGATCTCATCGGAAAATGTACGTCAGACTTTTCTCGTCCGCAGCCGCGTGATTTCGGCCATGCGCCGTTTTTTGGACGCGCGTGGGTTTATTGAAGTGGACACCCCAGTGCTGCACCACAAAGCCGGTGGCGCTATGGCCAAGCCCTTCATCACGCATCACAATGCCCTCGATCGGGACCTTTATCTCCGCATCGCCACCGAGCTTCATCTCAAACGGCTGATCATCGGAGGGTTTGACCGGGTCTACGAAATCGGGCGAATCTTCCGCAATGAGGGAATTTCCATCAAGCATAATCCGGAGTTCACCACGCTGGAATGCTACCAGGCCTATGCAGACTATCACGATGTGATGGACTCGGTTGAGCAGATGATCCCGGCAATCGCTCAAGAGGTGTTGGGCACAACTAAGATCAACTTCGGCAAACACGAGATTGAGTTTTCTCCTCCATGGCAGCGAGTCACATTGCGTGATGCGATCCGGCAAAGAAGCGGCATCGACTTCATGGCTTTCCCCGATGCGGCCTCGCTGGAAACGGAAATGACAAGACAGGGGATGCAAATCGCCGAACAACTGAGCTGGGGAAAGCTGGTAGATAAGTTGCTCTCAGATACCGTCGAGCCCCACCTCATCCAGCCCACATTCATCACGGACTATCCGGTGGATTTGTCGCCTTTGGCCAAGAGACAGCCTGGCGACCCCCGGCTGGTAGAGCGATTTGAGGCGTTTGCCGGAGGGATGGAGATCGCCAACGCCTTCAGCGAACTGAATGACCCAATGGACCAGCGGTCGAGATTCGAAGAGCAGGAAAAAATGCATGCCCTTTTCGGAGATGAAGAAGCCGAAAGAGTTGACGAGGATTTTCTCCTGGCCCTGGAACACGGCATGCCTCCAACCGGCGGATTGGGAATCGGCATTGACCGGCTGGTGATGCTGCTGACAGGCCAGCAATCGATTCGGGATGTGATCCTGTTCCCACAACTAAGATCAATAGAGCAGGAATGAAATTATGTTAAGTATACAGCTTATCCGCAAAGACCCGGAACTCGTTCGTGAGGTGCTGGCCAAACGAAACGATAACACTTCGATCGACGAAGTTCTGAAGCTGGATGCTGAGCACCGCAAGATCATTCAAGAAATGGAAGCCCTTCGGGAGCAACGCAACGCGGTCAGCAAAGAACTGAGCCGGATGAAGGACAAACCCGCCCAGATGATCGCCGACATGCGGCAGGTGGGAGAGCAAATCAAGGCTCTGGAGCAAGAGGCAGCCAGACTTTCGGAAATTCTCACCGACCGGCTTTTGCGCCTTCCGAACCTGCTGCACGACAGCGTTCCCGTCGGCAAAGACGAGGGGGGCAATGTGGTCCTCCGCCATTGGGAAAAACCGCGCCATTTCGATTTCACCCCACGTCCGCACTGGGAGATTGGCGAGGCTTTGGAGATCATCGATTTTGAGCGCGGCGTAAAGCTTTCCGGCTCACGGTTCTATGTACTGAAAGGGCTCGGCGCTCGACTGCAACGCGCTCTTATCGACTTCATGCTCGATCTTCACGTCAAGGAACACGGGTATCTGGAAACCTATCCGCCTTTCATGGTCAAGCGGGAGTGCCTGGTGGGATCGGGGAATCTGCCCAAGTTTGCCGATAACCTCTATCACGATGCCGAGGAAGACTACTGGTTTGTGCCCACTGCGGAAGTCCCGCTAACCAATCTCTACCGCGATGAAATCCTTGAGCCAGGCGTTCTGCCGCTCTATCACGTCTCGCACACCGCCTGTTTCCGAAGGGAAAAAATGTCCGCCGGCAAGGACGTACGTGGCATCAAGCGAGGCCATCAGTTCGATAAAGTGGAAATGTACAAGTTCGTCGAACCGCAGACCTCCAACGATGAGCTGGAAAAGATGGTGCACGACGCCGAGGACGTAGCTCAGAAGCTGGGCTTGCCCTATCGCATCATTCAGCTCTGCACTGGCGATATCGGCTTTGCCTCCACCAAATCCTACGATGTTGAGATATGGGCTCCCGGCTGCGCCGAGTGGCTGGAGGTCAGTTCCTGCTCAAACTGCGGCGATTTCCAGGCGCGTCGGGCCAACATCCGCTACCGTCCCGAGCCCGGTGCCAAACCGGAGTTTGTGCACACCCTGAACGGTTCAGGCCTGGCTCTTCCCCGTGTCCTCATTTCCGTACTGGAAAACTACCAGCAGCCTGATGGCAGCGTGACCGTTCCTGAAGTTCTGCGGCCATACATGGGCGTGGATATAATCAGGTAGCACGCATCCCTTGGTTTCCGGACAGCCGTGAGTCGCAATACTCCATATTGAGTGGAGGACATCATCGTGAAGATCCTGGCAATGGACATCGGCGGCCTGACGCAGGATATTCTCCTATTCGACACCTCGCAAACCATCGAAAACTGCGTTCAGATGATCATGCCCTCGCCCACAACCATACTGGCCAGGAAGATCAGGGAGGCAACAAAAGCTAGACTGCCTATTTTCTTCACCGGCGTGAACATGGGCGGAGGCCCATCCAAACGAGCGCTCACCGAACATCTCAAGACAGGATTCAAAGCCTTTGCCACTACAGAAGCCGCCGCTACTTTCGATGACGATCTCGAAGAAGTGGCCAGATGGGGCGTCAAAATCATCTCGGAAGACGAGGCTCCGAAGAAGACAGATGTTTGCATAATCGAGACCCGGGATGTAGATCTAACTGCCGTGGAAGAAGCACTGTCCGCATTCAAAGTCGATTCCGGATTCGATGCCGTGGCCATCGCCGTTCTCGACCACGGAGCAGCCCCTGCTGGTGTCAGCGACCGTCTCTTCCGCTTCCAGCACCTGCGCCAGACTTTAGAGAAGAGCAGGGAATTGACCGCTTTTGCTTATCTCGCCGAAGAAATTCCGCCGAATCTTACACGCATGAAGGCCGTCTCCCGGAGCCTGAATCGAGACTTGCCTCTTCTGGTAATGGATACGCCAGTGGCCGCGGCTATCGGCGCTGGAGAGGATCGAGAGGTTGCCCAACATACCCACCGATTGATCGTCAACGTGGGCAATTTTCACACGCTGGCCTTTCACCTAAAAGGAAACTCCATCTTAGGCCTTTTTGAACACCACACCCACGGTCTCAGCAGTGATAAACTGGATGACCTGATCACAAGGCTGGTCAAGGGTGAACTCACCAACGAAGAGGTCTTCAATGATAACGGCCATGGCTGTGTGATTATCGAAACCAGCTCCACCATCCCCTTTCTCACCGTGACAGGCCCTCAGCGCCAGCTTATGATTGGCTCAGGCCTTCACCCTTATTTCGCCGCCCCTTATGGAGATATGATGCTCACCGGATGCTTTGGCCTGGTGCGTGCTTTTGCACTAAGGGTAAAAAGCTGGCAGGAGGAGATCGAAAGGGCGTTGGAGGATTCGGGACTGTAAGCATTGTGCCATCCCTGCTCAACCCAAAGCCCGCTCAAGAACGAAACCCTTGATCCCGCTCGATGAGTTCCCGGCAATATGCGGCCACACTGGTTGTCTTACCGGATCTTCTGCTCAATTTATCCCGCAGCCGCGCAAAAACAGCCGGATGTAGTTTCACTTGAACCACCACCTCACTTCCCTTCACATCGTCAACCTCAGCAGGCTTCACCAAATCGTTTAACTGCTGATCCACAGCCCGTTTCACCCAGTCGCCAGCGCTTTCACCTTCCGCCAGATGGTCAACGATTCGATTGTACAAATCATCGTGTATCCGAATACCAACGACTCGGGTGTTCCGACCTTTCACCATACCTCACCTCGATTTGAGTGCTGCCACTACAATACCAAATCGAATCACTGTTGTCTAGTGTTAACGCTATTTTGATTTCACCCGCAATTTTGATAGCGTTAACGCTAATAACTAATATTTTCTCCTGCCACAATAATCAACCGTCAAAGCACCAGAAGTCGAGCGGTAGAAATAGACTTTGGCAATAGAATAGGTTAAAATCGAAAGCCGGGAGGGATGGCCGAGCGGTTTAAGGCGGCGGTCTTGAAAACCGTTGGATGGCTTATGCTATCCCGTGGGTTCGAATCCCACTCCCTCCGCCACTCTACGCACTACAGAGAACAAGGTCCTGTGGTTGCGCCCATCCCTCCCTCGGCTTAAAACGGGCTACTGATTCATCCAAAGGGGTTAATCCGAGGAAGTATGTCTCTTTCTGGCCTGTTATTTTAGAAACAGCCTCAATCATGCCCATGGTAACTTCTTCCAGTTGTCCACGCTCCCAATACCACACGGTTTTTTCCGTAACCCCGCCTACTTTATAGCCAACATCCCCTAGTTTCTTAGCGACATCAGCAACAGAGAGGTTTGCCGGGATACGCGCCAATTTGAGGCGCATTCCGAACTTCTTTGGGTTTATGTCTAGACCTGATACCATCTTTATCACCTCCTTCCCGGTCCACATTCAGAGATTGTAGGATACCATCATTACCATTACCTGTCAATATGTTGATGCCTGATGTAAGAATATGCTGTTTTAATGTGTTGACAATGCCTATGGTGTGTGATAGCTTAGTTTGTGTAAGAAACCTTACATTCTCTGTAACCTAGTGAACATTGGGAGGGAATATGGCAATGGGGCCCCTTGTACGGATAACGGTAGAGATCCCGGAGGAATTGGCAAGACAACTCGATGCTGAGGTTGAGCGCACCTATAGCACACGCAGAGCCGTAATCTGCCAACTGCTTGAGACGTTACCTCAAGCCAAAGACAACGAGAAGAAATGTGTGGAGGTGCCACGATGACCACAGTAGCTGGACCGAAACCCCAGACCTCAGAGCCAAAAAACCGATGCCTGCAACTATGCGGGGAACCCCAAATGCCGACCTGTTGTTTTTGTGAGGGAGTGTGCCCGATTGCCATCGCGAAGAGAGCGGAGGTGCCCCGATGATCAAGATTTGCAAATGCGGGTGTCGTATCTGGGTGGAATATCGGTGGAACGGGCTTGCGCCGATGGCCTATTACTACGACGAGCACTACAAGGCCATCGACAATTGTCCGGGATGTGGAGAGTGGCTGACTCGTGACGTATTCGACCAGACGCAATGTCTGGCGGGAGCCTGGTAAGGATAAGGTGCCATGACACGAGAGAGCAGCGACCGCATTGATCTCGCCGGCATCACCTCTGATGGCTTCGACTACGCCCTGCAGGTGTGGGTCGAGAATTACATCATCCAGGATGTCGGGCAGCTGCCCCCCGGTCTGGCCGGTAAGGATATCCGCACCGTCCCCGGCAGATCCGTCCGTTGCCCACACTGCGGTTTTAACGTTTCCTCTCTCGTATCACATTCTAAAAGTTCGGTGTCCACCGTCGTATCACTAGACGGGAGCTTCAGTGACGAAATCATAGAGGCCACTGGGAGAGTCATTCTCTTCTGGTGGCATCTTTTTGAAAAGACTCCTCTAATGGGCCGGTTAATCAAATCTATCGACAGGAGTGATCATGTCCAAGAGTAATAGCGAAAAGGCAGAACTCGCATTGGAGATCATTACCAGAGAATTGGGTAGACCGGAAATTGAACCGTCCAGGATTATTGATCGCATCAGCGGGTGCGAATCCAGCTACATGGGCTGCCCTCAAAGGAGTTGACCATGTTTGTTGCCGAACTGATATGCGCAGACTGTCATAACCCGATTTCTCACAGCGATCCGATGCGAGTAGACGAAACCGGGAAGACACGGCACGAAAAATGCCCGAAGGGGAGGTCTAACAATGCAACAGACAACCGACCCCAAAACGATGTGTCAGTGCTGCCAATCGGAGTACACGAGAGAAGAGGCACTAGCCGCATCGCACAGAGGTGATATTTGCCCATGGTGTGGGAATCCGCCCGACAGAAGTCTCTCAACGACCATCGGCGACTACCTCCGGGAGCCTTTTGATCCAGAGAAGCGAGCGTTGGACAAGACCATCGCTAACCGGTTTGAGAGGGCATCATGACGTGGATAGCGATTCACGACTGCCGATCCCGTCAGTTCATGACCATTAAAATCCCGCACCGGCAACACGTCCGGATCTATGAACTCGTCGGCAATGACTGGGTGGCCGTCCCAGGGAATGTGTTGCGCGGGTTGTTCAATGTCGAAACCATCTCTGCCCTGTCATGGGACGGATCGGTGGTGACCCGTGGATAAAGAACAGGCCATCACCGCCCTCCAGAAGGCCATGTCCATAAAGGACAAAGCGGCCCGGCACCAACAACTCCAGGATATCCTCGATGCGTTTGAGCGCTCTCTCAAGAGCAATACCTCCGGTTCTCAAATACAGAACGATTCATTCCACACCCTTTCTACACCGTCGAGCGATGCCGCGACCAATCCTTTGTTCCGTCGAGGTGGCCAGAGGGCCATCCCGGAGAATCTGGTGTCAACGATTGATAATTGGCACGGCATCGGTTGGGGTTACGGGGCTATCGCCCATTTTCTCCGCCAGGAGCACGGACTGTCAGTCGACCGGACTACCATCAAGAATGTCCTCCGACGAAAGGGTACTTATGCTACAGGTTAATACGCCGGAACACGACGCTCAGACAGAGGATCCGGCACCCAACCCGTTCAGCGCGGATGTCCCCTACCTGACGCAGTCTCATCTTGAGCACATCAAGGGATCAGCTATATCGCTGGAGGTGGCCAGGGAACGGGGTTACAAATCCATTCTTGGCAAGCAGACCATCGCCGAAAAGGGGTTTTCAAAAGCCCAACAGCGCGCCCCGGGCATCCTCATTCCACAATACGGCCCCGATGTCGCCAATGTCCGATACATTTATCGTCCCGACAATCCCCGGC
It includes:
- the greA gene encoding transcription elongation factor GreA, with amino-acid sequence MPEEKTLLTPEGLLKLKEELDHLRSVRRPDVLEKLQRSKELSDTVDNAEYEEAKNDQAFVEGRILTIEKMIKHAEVMTDDESRRPTEVKFGSKVTIRAQDGKESEYTIVGKAETDPSEGKISNESPVGRALLGKRVGDEIEVEAPKGLIKLKVLTISKKKGYVRKERRPSQKPPR
- the lysS gene encoding lysine--tRNA ligase, whose translation is MSERKDDQAKSRLDKLQRIRDRGIDPYPASYRCSHTIGEAVVLYQQGKDKPDELPPVKLAGRIMAFRSMGKASFMDIRDGSGKIQVFLGKDTLGEEKYGLIRDFDIGDFIGVEGQLFATRTGETTVKASDFAMLSKSLQPLPEKWHGLTDVEKRYRQRYLDLISSENVRQTFLVRSRVISAMRRFLDARGFIEVDTPVLHHKAGGAMAKPFITHHNALDRDLYLRIATELHLKRLIIGGFDRVYEIGRIFRNEGISIKHNPEFTTLECYQAYADYHDVMDSVEQMIPAIAQEVLGTTKINFGKHEIEFSPPWQRVTLRDAIRQRSGIDFMAFPDAASLETEMTRQGMQIAEQLSWGKLVDKLLSDTVEPHLIQPTFITDYPVDLSPLAKRQPGDPRLVERFEAFAGGMEIANAFSELNDPMDQRSRFEEQEKMHALFGDEEAERVDEDFLLALEHGMPPTGGLGIGIDRLVMLLTGQQSIRDVILFPQLRSIEQE
- the serS gene encoding serine--tRNA ligase, coding for MLSIQLIRKDPELVREVLAKRNDNTSIDEVLKLDAEHRKIIQEMEALREQRNAVSKELSRMKDKPAQMIADMRQVGEQIKALEQEAARLSEILTDRLLRLPNLLHDSVPVGKDEGGNVVLRHWEKPRHFDFTPRPHWEIGEALEIIDFERGVKLSGSRFYVLKGLGARLQRALIDFMLDLHVKEHGYLETYPPFMVKRECLVGSGNLPKFADNLYHDAEEDYWFVPTAEVPLTNLYRDEILEPGVLPLYHVSHTACFRREKMSAGKDVRGIKRGHQFDKVEMYKFVEPQTSNDELEKMVHDAEDVAQKLGLPYRIIQLCTGDIGFASTKSYDVEIWAPGCAEWLEVSSCSNCGDFQARRANIRYRPEPGAKPEFVHTLNGSGLALPRVLISVLENYQQPDGSVTVPEVLRPYMGVDIIR
- a CDS encoding DUF1786 family protein, with translation MKILAMDIGGLTQDILLFDTSQTIENCVQMIMPSPTTILARKIREATKARLPIFFTGVNMGGGPSKRALTEHLKTGFKAFATTEAAATFDDDLEEVARWGVKIISEDEAPKKTDVCIIETRDVDLTAVEEALSAFKVDSGFDAVAIAVLDHGAAPAGVSDRLFRFQHLRQTLEKSRELTAFAYLAEEIPPNLTRMKAVSRSLNRDLPLLVMDTPVAAAIGAGEDREVAQHTHRLIVNVGNFHTLAFHLKGNSILGLFEHHTHGLSSDKLDDLITRLVKGELTNEEVFNDNGHGCVIIETSSTIPFLTVTGPQRQLMIGSGLHPYFAAPYGDMMLTGCFGLVRAFALRVKSWQEEIERALEDSGL
- a CDS encoding helix-turn-helix domain-containing protein; amino-acid sequence: MWTGKEVIKMVSGLDINPKKFGMRLKLARIPANLSVADVAKKLGDVGYKVGGVTEKTVWYWERGQLEEVTMGMIEAVSKITGQKETYFLGLTPLDESVARFKPREGWAQPQDLVLCSA